The segment AAATCGGTGAGGCCAACCTGCGTCAGGAGATCCATCGCGCGGTCGTCGAGCCGCTTCAGCGTGCGTTCGCTGCGCCAGAAATGGAATTCGGTGCCGAGCGCGCGCTGCAAGCCGATGCGCACGTTCTGCAGCGCGGTCAGGTGCGGGAACACGGCCGAGATCTGGAACGAACGGATGATGCCGCGCCGCGCGACCTGCGCGGGCCGCTCGTCGGTGATGTCGATCCCGTTGAAGACGATCTGGCCGGCCGTCGGTGTCAGGAACTTGGTGAGGAGGTTGAAGCAGGTGGTCTTGCCCGCGCCGTTCGGCCCGATCAGCGCATGAATCGCGCCGCGACGCACACGCAGGTTGACGCCGTTCACGGCGGTGAAACCCCTGAATTCCTTCGTCAGTCCGCGTGTTTCCAGAATCGTGTCGCCGAGAATCATGTTCCCTTCCGTACGAAGTCAGGCGAAGCACCGGGATGCGTGGTGCAAGCGACCGCGAACAGGTCAGCGGATCAGCCGGCTGCCCCCGGGCGCCGTGGTACGCCTCGAGGGTGGTCTCCCGCGCCGACGCGTATGCACATTGCGCAACATTGTCGCGCCGTTGGTGCAGTGCAATCATCGGGATTTGCACTTATAGGGCTGGCCGCCATGCGGCATGACGCCATGCATGGTTTTTCGCCACGCTTTTTTGACACGTGCATCATCGACCGTTGATCGCGCTCAACGTGCGGCACGCATGTAATTGAAAAAGCCGCGCGACTGCGCGGCTTGCATGAATCTTGCCGTCCGATCCGCCGCAACCGGCACGGCCACAGCAACGGCAGCTTGTTTCGCATATCGAATCAGCGGGCGCCAGCATGACGGCCCGCTGTCGTGCGTGTCAGCCGTTCCGTCACGCGGCCGTCACCACCGCCTCCGTTCGCACCGGCGTCGCGTCGCGCGCCGCGCGGCGATCGGCACGGATCATGTCGCTCGCGCGCTCGGCGATCATCAGCGTCGGCGAATTGGTGTTGCCCGATGTAATGAACGGCATCACCGATGCATCGACGATGCGCAATCCGGCGATGCCGCGCACGCGCAGCCGGCTGTCGACAACCGCGTGCTCGTCATCGGCACGCCCCATCCGGCAGGTGCCGACCGGATGGAAGATCGTCGTGCCGACGGCGCCGGCCGCATCGATCAGCTCGGCCTCGGTCCGATACTGC is part of the Burkholderia pyrrocinia genome and harbors:
- a CDS encoding ABC transporter ATP-binding protein: MILGDTILETRGLTKEFRGFTAVNGVNLRVRRGAIHALIGPNGAGKTTCFNLLTKFLTPTAGQIVFNGIDITDERPAQVARRGIIRSFQISAVFPHLTALQNVRIGLQRALGTEFHFWRSERTLKRLDDRAMDLLTQVGLTDFAHVPTVELAYGRKRALEIATTLAMEPELMLLDEPTQGMGHEDVDRVTALIKKVASGRTILMVEHNMNVIAGISDTITVLQRGEVLAEGSYAEVSKNPLVIEAYMGSADAALAGAHA